A segment of the Populus nigra chromosome 12, ddPopNigr1.1, whole genome shotgun sequence genome:
TTCAAGAAAGCCCAGCAATTGCTCCAAAGTACGGGCCTTCGAAGCCAGCATATTAAGCAAACAATTCAATGAAAGTGGAGATATAACGAAGTTTTTGTTagggttttctttgatttcattgATAATGACTTCACTAGCAAGACGCATGCAAAAATCCATGTTTTAAGTACTAGGGTTTGTATTCAACAAACAATGTATCGCTGCTGGTTTTAGactcaaaagttttttttttattttaacgatGGCTTTTATAGCATACAAACCCTAGTCCTTAAATATCACTTAGGACCCACAATAGAACcgcttgttttcttgttttttttttttttttttaattttttgggaaAATAAAGCGAATAAATCAGGACATTGACTGGATTACACCTAATTAACTCtcatccaatttaatttaaaaccattaaTTTTTGTATGATTCGGGCAGGTATGTTTGCAAAGAATGGGCTGACATTTTACAATTTCCCAAGTTTCATAAACGCACACCTACGTCTTTCAGATTGTGGCCTTGTCATCCAAAATCGTTTCACACCAGCAAGGCTCTCGTTTATGCTTGTTTTAGTGAGTGGAATTTCACACCAGCAACGCACTCCTGGATGTGTAATGGATAGTAATGATGGTATTTTAGTGTTCTATCGACATGATGATGACAGTGTCTTATAAGCTGCAAATCTTGTTACAGAGCAAGGGCGGAAACTCCCTGATCTTACCACAAGAGTTTCGCATGTTCATAGTAAAAATGTACACATGCTTGACTCAAGGGTGTTTAAAGTTGTCATCCCTGCCACTCAGACTGATAAATAATACGATCTTTTGGGTTTGACCGTGGGAGTCGACATGTCAGGGAGAAATTTTGGTGTAACGTATACCTGAATGTGACCTGTCATGCATTTCTTTCCGAACATCGATCGATACCTGTTAATGGGGTTATTTACTCTTCGATGTCAGATACGTTCGTCTGAAATGGAGCTCTAATTTCTGTCTCAAGCCAGTAATTTATTTAGAATCTCAAGTTCTGGTTCTCAAATATTTGGATAGTTCGAAAGGTCGACCTTATACTTACAATCTGAAGACGGAACTGGTTCCTTTTATTGGCTCCTACCAACAGGGACAAACCTCTTAATTGTTCCAAATGGCTGCATTCCTTTATTAGAGATGGCTGATGAAATCGCACAGGAAAGATCTGCCGAGTTCAGATGAGGATGAGCCATAACAGTGGTTCTTGTGTTATTAACGATCGTATGTTCCTCACTAGAAAATTGAATCGGGGGCATAGTTGTTCTTATTCGGTGTTGCTACCGGTGTCCCTTCAGGGCTTGGCCTTCAATTGCTTTTGTAAAATGAAAAGTGATCAGTTTCTCAATAACATGTCATTGctttattaaaattcataaaatctcAAGAAAGTGCAATAAGTTTCAAGTGGATGGAAATATAcagtgaaagaaataaaatcaacccACCCTAACCACTTTGAACGACAACTTCACTGTCTTCATTTCTTCAGAGGACCACTTTGAACGACAACTTCACTGTCTTCATTTCTTCAGATGGGAATTGGTCAAGGATTCTAGCATAGAGAATCATAGCTGGATAATGgcattttaaccaaaaaacacAAGCCAGCAATTACATCAAATAACTTCCCTTCAAATTTAACTCCTTTCTGAATCATATTTAAGAGGACAATGCCGCAAGaggaaatttgatttaatctttACGCATAATATGTGAGGTTAACCTCAACCAacccatgatttaatatatatagcaaGAAGAGAAATTGTCCCGCATATATAGCATCTATAGTCAGATATCACATGACAAGAAAAAAGGTAAACTTTATGCTTTACCAAAGACTAGTTAACATACCTCAACTGCAAGGGTAAAAGGATGTCCACTATGAGATATTCAGCttaccaaaatataatggaaacAATCACATGATTCTTAGGCAATTTAGTTAGTTCTCCTCTCAAAACAGCATAAGTCAGCGCTGTACTCATCCTTGACCTCCATAAATGGTGTTTCTCCATTTAAGGTTAGATTATCAACTTCCATCTGACAAAAGGCTCTGGCAATGAGGTTTCATCTGTCAACAGTGTCCTTTAAATATCATTCTTACCTGGCAAGACAGGATGATTTTCACTGACAAACTTCAAAAATTCTTCAGATGCCTCTTCGTCTCCCTCACTTTCCAAATACCAAAGACATGTTTTCAAAGTGTAAGGATTTGGCTTCCATCCTGGTTTGCTTATTGAAATCGCTTTCTTTAATGTTTCTACTGCCTTTGCCATCTGACCACCAAAGTGATACCCCGTTGCCAAATGATCCCATGAGCTTGCTTCGAGCTGCATCCCACTCTCAACAATCTTGTTTACATACTCCTCAGCCTTTTTCCAAAGGCCCTTTCTGGAATAAGCTCTAATCATTGTATTTGGTATTCGAATGTCATAAAGTGTCTTACGTGATACCCACTCCTCTGAAATCCACTCAGCCCCATCAATATCACCCAACCTCATCAATGAGTTTATCATACATATATATGTTGAGTTGAAAATCCTCCCTGTATTCTTATATGAATTCCATACACGATATACTCCATCTTTATTCCCAGCAGAACCATATAAAGTAAGGAGCATTTCATAAGCATGTGCTTTTGTGGTACCCACCATTGGAACAGTTAATTCCTCTGCTCTCTTCAACATTGCTATAGATTTTTCTAATAGGCCAGCTTTTAAGTAACCATTCGCCACAGCAAAAAAAGTATGGAAGTCGATATTGATGAGAGAGTCTGTTTCCATCTTCATTAGAAGTTTCTCCATTTCCTCAATGTTGGAGGTGGCTACATATGCATGTAATCTGATGTTGAATGTGTAAATGTCACTATTAACCCccttttcttccatctctttCACTAGGGCCTCTAGTTTCTCATATCTTCCCATATGAGAATAGAGGCCTAGCATTACATTGTAAGAAAGAGTTTGTACAAGCCCCAACTCCCTCATCTTTTGCATCGTGGCCTCTGCTTTTTCCAAGTGCCTTTTGTGGGCATAGCAGTTTAAAAGGGCACCATAAACTTGGGTGCCTCTCAAATGGTCAGGGATACTGTTATAATATTCCTCTGCTTGTTCTAAGCCATGAACTTTTGAAATCAAATCCAGCCGAACCGCAAAGTCTCCGGGTGATTGTTCAGAGCCCCTTTCATCACTCATCCATTGTGAAATCTAACACAAAATAGAATGaagattcaaaaataaagattatacAATCGTATCTCACTTATCAAAGACAAACCAAAGACCAATTAAATCGATAATCAGTCTTGCTAACTTTATTTTGGCTCCATTTAGCATATAAAATTGTACAGAACTCAATATACTGTACATGCATGAAAAACATGCAATAGAAGGTAAACAAATCGATATCATTAACCTCATTTACAACAAGATCTTATCTCTTTATTCTACTCTTTCCACAACTGATAATCGTGTTTATTTTCGACCATATTAACTCATTATTTTATGCACCCCTAATGAGTGACTTTTAGATACCAAATTATTAGTGTAacatcaaaaaatttgaaagttaTAATCTTTATATATACCTAAAACAAGTAATTCATGAAGCTATACCAAACTTTCCACGAGCTCTCATATTAGCCTATCAGTGAGCCCTTATAAAGGTATATCCACGAGCTTCAAAGGAACAAACTCATGTCCCTAAGTGAGTTGAGCTTTATCTAACTCAAGCTAAGCTCATTTATCAAGCTTGGCTCCTACTACCTCAAATTACAGACAAGATAAGTATAGTTgtttaatcaaaacaaatatcaagAACCATCAATCTTATTAGCCAACAAATCATAACATCCaacaattcaatttaaaacagcaaagaaaaagaaagccttttacAAAATCTCCTAGACAAGTActaaatcaaaacagaaaaagaaaataaaaaaagaagaaatttacCATTTTCATTAAGACCCAGAATTTCAATCTTTATGGTCtacacaaaagaaaaatgcaaatggaTTGTTAAATATTGAAAGACCTGAAGGGCATGGCTAAAGCGGCGATGTCTGCGAAATAGCTTGATAAAGTTTTGAAGATCAGATTGTTTAATGGAATTGCCTTCCTTAAGCCATTGCTCTATAACTGGAATTATGGAGACCTTTGGATTTCCAGCCCTTGAAATCCTAAGTTTCAAAGAGTCTTTCCGTTGTGTACTTGTAGAAAAAGAGAGAGCCCTTAAAAATTTATAGAGGAAATAATAACCTTGgtgatgctgctgctgctgcagccaTGGCCTGGGGTTTGATCTCGAGAGAAGATTCATAATCGTAAGAGAGAAATGGGAGAGAAGATGATTGATGGCTTTCAGGGTTCTTTCAGGGTTTAAGAGGccattttagttttagttttagggTTAATGGATTGGACTTTAGGATATCGTTAAAAGGCTTTGGTACATGGTAAAGTTTGGGTAAAAGCCcatttactctctctctctctctctctctctcttttattttttatttttattatgaagaGGTCCATGGCTATACAATGGACTGATGGAGAGTAATCTCTCttgatcttttattattattattattattattattattattattgaattgttAACGTCTTTACTCTTCTATCCTACAAAAAGACTCACATTATTTAAGGagcttcctcttcttcctttttttttattcaatcctcctctcttttatttttccttttctactttcccatatttttttattctttattttattttattttcattcttaaactttttaattgttattcaaATTACCTTTAAATCTATCAAAAGtcaattaaattacataaaaacaactcatatagtttaattttaaactcgtatttcacaaaaaatctggtcaaaaagttttttacttatcaattttatctttttttctcaatttcattctcaaacaagttatttttaaactgATCAAGTTAACTGGATTACATCAGAACAACTCatttatgatttagttttaaacTTAGGTTAGTTAgggaattaaattaataataatgccaaataattttatatcgaccaaatatttttttttaaaacaagcatgcatctatactaatattttcacaaaaaataaattgaagtatttttttcttgttttagaaTTTGAACCCTGCATGGTAATGTAGaaaacttgttaaaaaaaacccaatctgGTCATCCATGAAGAAAATGGGATTATGGGACTTAAGTAGACTAAGCTTGTCAAGGCAAGGCAAATTCCCAGAAATCAATATTCAATACAAATCCTCAAACTCTTATACAATGACATATCTTGCAAGAGTTATATATTCGCAGggaagatcaaaattaatataacaaaatatattattaaaaagcctatttatttaaaataaaattattatactattttatatttaaatactaaataatataaaaatttaaaatgttttgcagTTACCCGAGCCTAGCCCATGCTTGCTTGCCTCCTCCTTGTTCCGCCCTCGGATGGACAGATTGAATTAACTGATCttagaaaattcaaattcactTGTTATCAAATATTGGGATTAAAGAAAACATCAAGAACTAGAACATGGATGAGATAAACTTGTTTGTTGGCGGATGTAACCCATGTTTTGCTTAGGCCTCGCAAGTTGCAACAAGAAAATGATCATTCTTCATTTAGCAGCAGAGGTGAACAAAAACTGGATTCAGAACTTGGAAGACACCCAGCACATGACCGTATCTCAAGTTTTCACCCAAAGCTCCATTCACATAGGAAGATGAATCCAGCCAGCAACATAAAGGTGGCTGCCTATCCACAATGCATTATAATGTTTAAGATTTTCCATTATATTTCTCGACAAACTAAAACTGATGTCACAGCTTCAAGTCGGACACAAATCTTGCTGCattatgtataaaaaagaatGCCCCACTAGCGAAGTTAGAAAAAACTCCCAATCCTGAATTTCATAGGCAGTTGAATACCAGATAATTGCtgcaatagaaaatattttcacctTTTACCAGAAATCATGCATCATAATTCAGCGCTGTCATTATCTTTAACCTCGGAGAAAGCAGGTGTTTCTCCATTAAGAGTCTGACCATCACCTTCCAGATCAAGTGCTCTGGCATGGGAGTTTCCTTTTTTTAGTACAAGGCTTTAATTTATCATACATAGctggagagaagagaaaatgttCCCTGACTAACTTCGAAAGCTCTTCTTCTCTTTCGACAACTCCCTGACCTTTTTAACCCTGAGGCATGCAGTCAATGCATAAAAATTTGGCTTCCATCCTGGTTTACTTATTGAAATTGCTTTCTTTAATGTTTCTGCTGCCCTCACCATCTCACCACCAAAAAGATATCCAGTTACCAAATGATCCCAAGAGCTTGGAGGAAGCTCCATCCCACTACAGTCTTTTTTACCAATACCTTAGCCTTTCGTCAAGGACCCCTCTTGGAAAAACCAGTAATCATCAAATTTGGAATTTGAATGTCAAAGGACATCTTCCTCGATGCTCACTCTTTCCAAATTTCCTCAGCACAATCAAAGCCATCCAACTTCATCAATGAGTTTATCATACGTTGATAGCCCGAGTTGAAAAACCCTCCTGTATCCTTGTACTACTACCATAAACGATATACTCCTACTCT
Coding sequences within it:
- the LOC133669303 gene encoding pentatricopeptide repeat-containing protein At2g20710, mitochondrial-like isoform X2; translated protein: MKMISQWMSDERGSEQSPGDFAVRLDLISKVHGLEQAEEYYNSIPDHLRGTQVYGALLNCYAHKRHLEKAEATMQKMRELGLVQTLSYNVMLGLYSHMGRYEKLEALVKEMEEKGVNSDIYTFNIRLHAYVATSNIEEMEKLLMKMETDSLINIDFHTFFAVANGYLKAGLLEKSIAMLKRAEELTVPMVGTTKAHAYEMLLTLYGSAGNKDGVYRVWNSYKNTGRIFNSTYICMINSLMRLGDIDGAEWISEEWVSRKTLYDIRIPNTMIRAYSRKGLWKKAEEYVNKIVESGMQLEASSWDHLATGYHFGGQMAKAVETLKKAISISKPGWKPNPYTLKTCLWYLESEGDEEASEEFLKFVSENHPVLPGKNDI
- the LOC133669303 gene encoding pentatricopeptide repeat-containing protein At2g20710, mitochondrial-like isoform X1; this encodes MNLLSRSNPRPWLQQQQHHQGYYFLYKFLRALSFSTSTQRKDSLKLRISRAGNPKVSIIPVIEQWLKEGNSIKQSDLQNFIKLFRRHRRFSHALQISQWMSDERGSEQSPGDFAVRLDLISKVHGLEQAEEYYNSIPDHLRGTQVYGALLNCYAHKRHLEKAEATMQKMRELGLVQTLSYNVMLGLYSHMGRYEKLEALVKEMEEKGVNSDIYTFNIRLHAYVATSNIEEMEKLLMKMETDSLINIDFHTFFAVANGYLKAGLLEKSIAMLKRAEELTVPMVGTTKAHAYEMLLTLYGSAGNKDGVYRVWNSYKNTGRIFNSTYICMINSLMRLGDIDGAEWISEEWVSRKTLYDIRIPNTMIRAYSRKGLWKKAEEYVNKIVESGMQLEASSWDHLATGYHFGGQMAKAVETLKKAISISKPGWKPNPYTLKTCLWYLESEGDEEASEEFLKFVSENHPVLPGKNDI